Genomic DNA from Streptomyces venezuelae:
GCCGTCGGCGGAGCCGCGCCGTCCGGACTATGGCCGGTTCGCGACGACGAACCCGGTGGACGCCGTCCGGATCGCGGAGGTGTGTCCCATCGGCAACAGTGGGCACGAGGAGGAACGGGTGACCGTACGGCCGGGGTGAGGACGAGTGATGGAACCGAGTGGCCAGGGCTCCGAGTTCGCCGTGGCGTTCGGCCTGTCCGCCGCGATCGGCCTGGAGCGTGAGATCCGGCAGAAGGCCGCGGGCCTGCGGACCTATACGACCGTCGGCGTGGGCGCCGCACTGTTCACCCTGGTCAGCAAGTACGGGTTCACGGACGTGCTGCAGTCCGGCACCGTCACCCTCGATCCGTCCCGGGTGGCCGCGCAGATCGTCTCCGGTCTCGGCTTCATCGGCGCCGGCGTCATCTTCGTGCAGCGGGGGTCCGTGCAGGGCCTGACCACGGCGGCCACGATCTGGCTGACCGCCGCCGTGGGCTCCGCGGCGGCGGCCGGCCTGCCCCTGCTCGCGGTCCTCGCCACGGCGTCGTACTTCCTCGTCGCGTACGCGGTCCGCCCGCTGGCCCGCCGCCTCTCACTGCTGCGCTCGGTACCCGTCCACTACCGCATCACCTATCTCCAACGCACGGGTCTGTTGCAGGACCTGTTCGCGGAGTGCGCCCGCGCCGGCTTCGACATCGCCGAGGTGCGCACCCTCAGCGCCTCCGTGCCCAAGGGCGGTTACGGCGACGGGACGGAACACACGGTCGAGGTGCTGCTGGCCGTGGTGGGACGCGGTGACGCCGACGCGCTGACGGCGCGGTTCGTGGCGGTGGACGGAGTGGTGGCGTGCGCGCGGCCCGGTTACGGGGACGAGTGAGGGAGCCGGTCCCCTACACCTGCGCGTCGAGCACTTCGGCCACCAGCCGCCGCGCGTACGCGGCGTCGTGCCCGGACGGGCGGAACAGGATGCGGTACATCATCGGCGCGACGACGTGGTCGAGGACGGTCTCGACGTCGGGTGCGGTCTCCCCGCGGTCCGCCGCGCGGGCGAGGACGACGCCGACCTGCTCGGCCGCGTAGGCGGAGCACTGGCCCGCGTTGCTGCCGTCGGGGTCGCCGAGCAGGGCGTCCCGGATGTACGCGCGGCCCGCGGGCGAACCCATCTCGTCGAGGAACTGCTCGGCCCAGGCTCGCAGATCGCTTCCGAGGTCCCCGAGATCCTCCGGGGGCGCCTCCGGACGCAGCCGTTCGACCGCCACGTCCGACAGGAGCGCCTGCAGATCGCCCCAGCGACGGTAGACCGTCGAGGGGGTGACCTCGGCACGGGCCGCGATCAGGGGAACGGTCAGCGCGTCGCGGCCCACCTCGTCCGCGAGTTCACGCACGGCGGTGTGCACCGCTTCCTGGACGCGGGCACTGCGCCCGCCGGGACGCGCCATCGGTCTACGACTCACGTCACCACCTTAGAGCGCGTCGCCGCGCGGGCCCGCGGGGGTCGTCACCGGAGCGTATCCGCGCGCGGGCACCGACTCCTCGTACGCGTGCCCCACCCGCAGCACCGTGGCTTCTCCCAGCGGTCGGCCGAGCAGTTGCATGCCGATGGGCATGCCCGCGCCGTCGCGCCCGACCGGGACGGACAGCGCCGGGACACCGGTGATGTCCGCGGGCGCCGAGAGGCGGACGTACGCGTCGGAGACGCTCTCGCTCGTGCCGTCGGGCCACACGACGGCTTCCTGGTCCGCGCGGACCGCGGTCACGGGGACGGTGGGCGCGGCGACCACGTCCACCTCGTCCAGCATCCGCAGCCATGCCCGTCGCATGAGGGTGCGGGCCCGCTGGGCGCGCAGATAGTCACCGGCGGACATGAGCGCGCCGGCCTCCAGCAGGACGCGGATGTCCGCGCCGTACCGCTCGGGCGCCGAGCGCAGGGTCCGCTCGTGGTAGGCGGTGGCCTCGGGAACCATCAGGCCCCACTGGGTGGCCTGGATGTAGCGGGTCATGGGGATCTCGACGTCGACGAGTGTCGCGCCGAGGGCCCGGAGCTGCTCGACGGCGCCGCGCACGGCCAGCTCCACGTCGGGGTCGACGTGCTCGAAGTAGTAGTTGCGCGGCACACCGACCCGTACTCCCCTCAGGTCCGCACCCGGCAGCGGCCGGTAGTCCACGGAGGACGGCGTGGGCAGGCTGGCGGGATCACGGGGGTCGTGGCCCGCGAGGACGGACATCACCAGGGCGGCGTCCTCGACGGTCCGCGTCAAGGGGCCCACGTGGTCCAGCGACCAGGACAGGGACGTCACGCCGTGCCGGGGCACGAGGCCGTACGTGGGCTTGAGGCCGACGACACCGTTCAACGCGGCCGGTACGCGGATCGACCCTCCGGTGTCGGTCCCCAGGGCGAAGGTCGCCGCGGCGGCCGCGACGGCGACGGCCGAACCACCGCTGGAACCGCCCGCCACGCGGTCCGGGTCCCAGGCGTTGCTGGTCTGCGGCGTGGTCAGCCCGTAGGCGAACTCGTGGGTGTGCGTCTTGCCGACGAGAGCGGTACCGGCCGCGGCCAGGCGTGCGGCGACCGTGCTGTCGGCGTCGGCCGTCGGATGGGCCTCCCGGACGCGGGAACTCGCGGTGGTGGCGAGACCGGCGACGTCGATCAGGTCCTTCAACGCCACGGGGATGCCGTGCAGCGGGCCGTGCGAGGCGGAGGCCGGGGCCGAGGCCGCCGTCGCGCGTTCGGCCGCGCGCGCCGACTCGCGGGCCCGCTCCGCCGTCACGGTGACGTAGGCCTGGAGGGAGGGTTCCGTCCGGGCGATCCGGTCGAGCACGGAGTCCACGAGCTCGACGGGGGACAGTCGCCGCGTCCGGATCTCCTCGGCCGCGGCGGCAAGGGTCAACTCATACGGCTGCATCGTGGGCCTCCACTCCGTGGGTTTCCTCCGCCGCGCGGTG
This window encodes:
- a CDS encoding amidase, which translates into the protein MQPYELTLAAAAEEIRTRRLSPVELVDSVLDRIARTEPSLQAYVTVTAERARESARAAERATAASAPASASHGPLHGIPVALKDLIDVAGLATTASSRVREAHPTADADSTVAARLAAAGTALVGKTHTHEFAYGLTTPQTSNAWDPDRVAGGSSGGSAVAVAAAAATFALGTDTGGSIRVPAALNGVVGLKPTYGLVPRHGVTSLSWSLDHVGPLTRTVEDAALVMSVLAGHDPRDPASLPTPSSVDYRPLPGADLRGVRVGVPRNYYFEHVDPDVELAVRGAVEQLRALGATLVDVEIPMTRYIQATQWGLMVPEATAYHERTLRSAPERYGADIRVLLEAGALMSAGDYLRAQRARTLMRRAWLRMLDEVDVVAAPTVPVTAVRADQEAVVWPDGTSESVSDAYVRLSAPADITGVPALSVPVGRDGAGMPIGMQLLGRPLGEATVLRVGHAYEESVPARGYAPVTTPAGPRGDAL
- a CDS encoding TetR/AcrR family transcriptional regulator, translating into MARPGGRSARVQEAVHTAVRELADEVGRDALTVPLIAARAEVTPSTVYRRWGDLQALLSDVAVERLRPEAPPEDLGDLGSDLRAWAEQFLDEMGSPAGRAYIRDALLGDPDGSNAGQCSAYAAEQVGVVLARAADRGETAPDVETVLDHVVAPMMYRILFRPSGHDAAYARRLVAEVLDAQV
- a CDS encoding MgtC/SapB family protein; this encodes MEPSGQGSEFAVAFGLSAAIGLEREIRQKAAGLRTYTTVGVGAALFTLVSKYGFTDVLQSGTVTLDPSRVAAQIVSGLGFIGAGVIFVQRGSVQGLTTAATIWLTAAVGSAAAAGLPLLAVLATASYFLVAYAVRPLARRLSLLRSVPVHYRITYLQRTGLLQDLFAECARAGFDIAEVRTLSASVPKGGYGDGTEHTVEVLLAVVGRGDADALTARFVAVDGVVACARPGYGDE